In Deinococcus ficus, a single genomic region encodes these proteins:
- a CDS encoding GNAT family N-acetyltransferase has product MTQLPEHTTSPLFVAPVTAQNWRAVAALTVHPDQTEYVNAPVFNLALCHYSPVGWAPLAVLTGDGVVGFLMWAVDPADGFCWLGGVMIDQGVQGRGYGKAAMRAALAYLHHEHGHTRFALSYHPTNAVAAHLYRGLGFQETGEQEDDEVVARFVLSPLG; this is encoded by the coding sequence ATGACCCAACTCCCCGAACACACCACCTCTCCTCTTTTCGTTGCTCCGGTCACGGCGCAGAACTGGCGCGCCGTCGCCGCGCTGACGGTGCACCCGGATCAGACGGAGTACGTGAACGCGCCCGTCTTCAACCTGGCGCTGTGTCACTACAGCCCGGTGGGCTGGGCGCCGCTGGCGGTCCTGACCGGGGATGGGGTGGTGGGCTTCCTGATGTGGGCGGTGGATCCCGCCGACGGGTTCTGCTGGCTGGGCGGCGTCATGATCGACCAGGGTGTGCAGGGACGCGGGTACGGCAAGGCGGCCATGCGCGCCGCGCTGGCCTACCTGCACCACGAGCATGGCCACACCCGCTTCGCCCTGTCCTACCACCCGACGAACGCGGTCGCCGCCCACCTGTACCGCGGCCTGGGCTTCCAGGAGACCGGTGAACAGGAAGACGACGAGGTCGTCGCGCGGTTCGTGCTGTCCCCATTGGGGTAG